Proteins encoded together in one Diceros bicornis minor isolate mBicDic1 chromosome 18, mDicBic1.mat.cur, whole genome shotgun sequence window:
- the LOC131416622 gene encoding polyunsaturated fatty acid lipoxygenase ALOX15B, translating to MAKYRVRVSTGEGFGAGTWDKMSVTIVGTQGETPPLRLDHLGIEFTAGAEEDFEVKPPQDVGQVLLLRVHKAPPALPLLLGPLAADAWFCRWFQLTPPRGAPLRFPCYQWLEGAGTLVLREGAAKVSWADHHHKLQQQRQEEIQARQEMYSWKTYNPGWPHCLDEETVKDLDLNIKYSVAKNANFYLRGGSAFAELKIKGLLDRKGSWKSLSEMKRVFSFRKTPAVEYVFEHWQEDTFFASQFLNGLNPVLIRRCHRLPENFPVTNAMVAPVLGPGTSLQAELERGSLFLVDHGILSGVRTNVINGRPQFSAAPMTLLYQRPGPGPLLPLAIQLSQTPGPDSPIFLPSDDKWDWLLAKTWVRNAEFSVHEALTHLLQAHLLPEVFTLATLRQLPHCHPLFKLLIPHTRYTLHINTLARELLIAPKQVVDRSTGLGIGGFSELIQRNMEQLNYSVLCLPEDIRARGVEDIPGYYYRDDGMQIWGAVERFVSEIISIYYPSDVSVRDDNELQAWVWEIFSKGFLGRESSGLPSSLETREALVQYVTMVIFNCSAKHSAISAGQFDSCAWVPNLPPSMQLPPPTSKGQARPEGFIATLPPVNASCDVIITLWLLSKEPGDRRPLGTYPDEHFTEEAPRQSIAAFQSRLAQISQDIRARNQGLALPYTYLDPPLIENSISI from the exons ATGGCCAAGTACAGGGTGAGGGTGTCCACTGGGGAGGGCTTCGGGGCTGGCACGTGGGACAAAATGTCTGTTACCATCGTGGGGACCCAGGGAGAGACCCCCCCACTGCGCCTGGACCATCTCGGCATAGAGTTCACTGCGGGTGCT GAGGAGGACTTCGAGGTGAAGCCCCCCCAGGACGTGggccaggtgctgctgctgcgcGTGCACAAGGCGCCCCCAGCGCTGCCCCTCCTGCTCGGGCCTTTGGCTGCCGACGCCTGGTTCTGCCGCTGGTTCCAGCTCACGCCGCCGAGGGGCGCCCCCCTCCGCTTCCCCTGCTACCAGTGGCTGGAGGGGGCGGGGACCCTGGTGCTGCGGGAGGGGGCAG cgAAGGTCTCCTGGGCAGACCACCACCACAAGCTCCAGCAACAGCGCCAGGAGGAGATACAGGCCAGGCAGGAGATGTACAG CTGGAAGACTTACAACCCAGGCTGGCCTCACTGCCTGGATGAGGAGACCGTGAAAGACCTGGACCTCAATATCAAATACTCCGTAGCCAAGAACGCCAACTTCTACCTGCGAGGAGGCTCTGC GTTTGCAGAGCTGAAAATCAAGGGGCTGCTGGATCGCAAGGGGTCCTGGAAGAGTCTGAGCGAGATGAAAAGGGTGTTCAGTTTCCGGAAGACCCCAGCCGTTG agtATGTTTTTGAGCACTGGCAGGAAGACACCTTCTTCGCCTCCCAGTTCCTGAATGGCCTCAACCCTGTCCTGATCCGCCGCTGTCACCGCCTCCCAGAGAACTTCCCTGTCACCAATGCCATGGTGGCCCCAGTGTTGGGCCCTGGGACCAGTCTGCAGGCTGAGCTGGAG AGGGGCTCCCTGTTCCTAGTGGATCATGGCATCCTTTCTGGCGTCCGTACCAATGTCATTAATGGGAGACCTCAGTTCTCCGCGGCTCCGATGACCCTGCTGTACCAGCGCCCAGGGCCCGGGCCCCTGCTGCCCCTCGCCATCCAG ctcagccagaCCCCCGGGCCAGACAGccccatcttcctgcccagcGATGACAAGTGGGACTGGCTGCTGGCCAAGACATGGGTGCGCAACGCCGAGTTCTCTGTCCACGAGGCCCTCACGCACCTGTTGCAGGCGCACCTGCTGCCTGAGGTCTTCACTCTGGCTACACTGCGCCAGCTGCCCCACTGCCACCCACTCTTCAAG CTGCTGATCCCACACACACGGTACACCCTGCACATCAACACGCTGGCCCGCGAGCTGCTCATCGCCCCCAAGCAGGTGGTGGACAGG TCCACAGGCCTTGGCATCGGAGGCTTCTCTGAGCTGATACAGAGGAACATGGAACAGCTGAACTATTCTGTCCTATGTCTGCCTGAGGATATCCGGGCCCGAGGAGTCGAAGACATCCCAGGCTACTACTACCGGGATGATGGGATGCAGATCTGGGGTGCAGTGGAGCG CTTTGTCTCTGAGATAATCAGCATCTACTACCCGAGCGATGTATCCGTCCGTGATGACAATGAACTCCAGGCCTGGGTGTGGGAGATCTTCTCCAAGGGCTTCCTAGGCCGGGAGAGCTCAG GTCTGCCCTCCTCGCTGGAGACCCGGGAAGCCCTGGTGCAGTATGTCACCATGGTGATATTCAACTGCTCAGCCAAGCACTCTGCCATCAGTGCAGGGCAG TTTGACTCCTGTGCCTGGGTGCCCAACTTGCCACCCAGCATGCAGCTGCCACCACCCACCTCcaaaggccaggccaggccagaggGGTTCATAGCCACCCTCCCACCGGTCAATGCCTCCTGTGATGTCATCATTACCCTCTGGCTGCTGAGCAAGGAGCCTGGAGACCGA CGGCCCCTGGGCACCTACCCGGACGAGCACTTCACCGAGGAAGCCCCGCGGCAGAGCATCGCTGCCTTCCAGAGCCGCCTGGCCCAGATCTCACAGGACATCCGGGCGCGGAACCAGGGCCTGGCGCTGCCCTATACCTACCTGGACCCTCCCCTCATCGAGAACAGCATCTCCATCTAA